Proteins from a genomic interval of Acidimicrobiia bacterium:
- a CDS encoding DNA translocase FtsK, with the protein MASRTTTRTWGRRAAPARAHRAAPTRRRAAPEPTRSDLAEAARRQLRGHRGDAAGVGLLVLAALTALGLASNLAGGLGRGIADALGALVGQARYAVPAACAVAAVACVRARPPVDPDADPDAAEAGPAPLRVGLGAALLGLSVVGILHLIHGSPDVAGPVDALRAAGGYLGAASGGALGAVAGTVGAAVVLVGLGLLGALLVSGLSARRAGAGAAAAAVAALRLARGVAKPPPGPPAVGVDDATAAGADDVAVPSDLYDVERDPAPDEPGPDPTVPVAAPVRVVEEADGQMALAVARAGRAGSWTLPPPTLLARSGAAKADRRLAEAAGAVLAGALAQHGVDARLIGMTIGPTVTRYELELAPGVKVNRVTSLAHDVAYAMASPDVRILAPIPGRSAIGVEVPNRQRQLVTLGDLLATPEAAAAAEPLAVALGRDIAGRPVMLDLATLPHVLIAGATGAGKSSCINSLVTSLLMRNTPDRVRLILVDPKRVELGGYNDVPHLLTAVVTNPKKAANALDWAVREMDLRYELLADVGVRDLAGYNAAVDRGDLPTPEEPDPVTGRGYERLPYIVVVVDELNDLMMVAARDVEASICRIAQMARAVGIHLVIATQRPSVDVITGVIKANVPSRMAFSVTSLADSRVILDQSGAEKLVGQGDMLLVTASESRPRRIQAAWVDETCIHKVAAHWRRQVTEPQYVDGIAEDSAAGGRAGADADDDDELLAEAMELVVRSGLGSTSMLQRKLRVGFARAGRLMDLLERRGVVGPSEGSKARSVLMTVEEFEERPAPA; encoded by the coding sequence CGCCGACGCGGCGCCGCGCCGCCCCGGAGCCGACCCGCTCCGACCTCGCCGAGGCCGCCCGCCGCCAGCTGCGCGGGCACCGCGGCGACGCCGCCGGCGTCGGGCTGCTCGTCCTCGCCGCGCTGACCGCCCTCGGCCTGGCCTCGAACCTCGCCGGCGGCCTCGGCCGCGGGATCGCCGACGCCCTCGGCGCCCTCGTGGGGCAGGCCCGCTACGCCGTGCCGGCGGCGTGCGCGGTCGCCGCCGTCGCCTGCGTGCGGGCCCGGCCTCCCGTCGACCCCGACGCCGACCCCGACGCCGCCGAGGCGGGGCCGGCCCCGCTGCGGGTCGGGCTCGGCGCCGCCCTCCTCGGCCTGTCGGTCGTCGGCATCCTGCACCTGATCCACGGCTCCCCCGACGTCGCCGGGCCGGTCGACGCGCTGCGCGCCGCCGGCGGCTACCTCGGCGCCGCCAGCGGGGGCGCGCTGGGCGCCGTGGCCGGGACCGTGGGCGCCGCGGTGGTGCTCGTGGGCCTGGGCCTGCTCGGCGCGCTCCTGGTCTCGGGCCTGTCGGCCCGACGCGCCGGCGCCGGCGCCGCCGCCGCCGCCGTGGCCGCGCTGCGCCTGGCCCGCGGGGTGGCGAAGCCGCCGCCGGGCCCGCCCGCGGTCGGCGTCGACGACGCCACCGCCGCCGGTGCGGACGACGTCGCGGTCCCGAGCGACCTCTACGACGTCGAGCGCGACCCGGCCCCCGACGAGCCCGGCCCGGACCCGACCGTGCCGGTCGCGGCCCCCGTGCGGGTGGTGGAGGAGGCGGACGGCCAGATGGCCCTGGCGGTGGCGCGCGCCGGGCGGGCGGGGTCGTGGACGCTGCCCCCGCCGACGCTCCTGGCCCGCAGCGGCGCGGCCAAGGCCGACCGCCGGCTGGCCGAGGCCGCCGGCGCGGTGCTGGCCGGGGCGCTGGCCCAGCACGGGGTCGACGCCCGCCTCATCGGCATGACGATCGGGCCGACGGTGACGCGCTACGAGCTCGAGCTGGCGCCCGGCGTGAAGGTCAACCGGGTCACGAGCCTCGCGCACGACGTCGCCTACGCCATGGCGTCGCCCGACGTCCGCATCCTGGCCCCGATCCCCGGTCGCAGCGCCATCGGGGTCGAGGTCCCGAACCGCCAGCGCCAGCTCGTCACCCTCGGGGACCTCCTCGCCACCCCCGAGGCCGCCGCCGCCGCCGAGCCGCTCGCGGTCGCGCTCGGTCGCGACATCGCCGGGCGCCCGGTGATGCTCGACCTGGCCACGCTCCCGCACGTCCTGATCGCCGGCGCCACCGGCGCCGGCAAGTCGAGCTGCATCAACTCGCTCGTCACGTCGCTGCTCATGCGCAACACCCCGGACCGGGTGCGGCTGATCCTCGTGGACCCGAAGCGGGTCGAGCTCGGCGGCTACAACGACGTGCCGCACCTGCTCACCGCGGTGGTCACGAACCCGAAGAAGGCCGCCAACGCGCTCGACTGGGCCGTGCGCGAGATGGACCTGCGCTACGAGCTGCTCGCCGACGTCGGCGTGCGCGACCTGGCCGGCTACAACGCCGCCGTCGACCGCGGCGACCTGCCGACGCCGGAGGAGCCCGATCCCGTCACCGGCCGCGGCTACGAGCGGCTGCCGTACATCGTCGTCGTCGTCGACGAGCTGAACGACCTGATGATGGTGGCGGCCCGCGACGTCGAGGCCAGCATCTGCCGCATCGCCCAGATGGCGCGCGCCGTCGGCATCCACCTCGTGATCGCCACCCAGCGGCCGTCGGTCGACGTGATCACCGGGGTCATCAAGGCCAACGTGCCGAGCCGCATGGCGTTCTCGGTCACGAGCCTCGCCGACTCCCGGGTCATCCTCGACCAGTCGGGAGCCGAGAAGCTCGTCGGCCAGGGCGACATGCTCCTCGTCACGGCCAGCGAGAGCCGGCCCCGCCGCATCCAGGCCGCCTGGGTCGACGAGACCTGCATCCACAAGGTCGCGGCCCACTGGCGCCGCCAGGTCACCGAGCCCCAGTACGTGGACGGGATCGCCGAGGACAGCGCCGCCGGGGGCCGGGCGGGCGCCGACGCCGACGACGACGACGAGCTGCTGGCCGAGGCGATGGAGCTCGTGGTGCGGTCCGGGCTCGGGTCCACGTCGATGCTGCAGCGGAAGCTGCGGGTCGGGTTCGCCCGGGCCGGGCGGCTCATGGACCTCCTCGAGCGGCGGGGGGTGGTCGGGCCGTCCGAGGGCTCGAAGGCCCGCAGCGTCCTCATGACCGTCGAGGAGTTCGAGGAGCGCCCGGCCCCGGCCTGA